One Haemorhous mexicanus isolate bHaeMex1 chromosome 19, bHaeMex1.pri, whole genome shotgun sequence genomic window carries:
- the SELPLG gene encoding P-selectin glycoprotein ligand 1: MALGRALLVLLVLSPLWACGAELLQPGLPWGGQWVWGEAKPLPLSRGKRDDSGQEPGATTMINSDESDGVSVPPPAPGTKASLLRVPTTADPMDDSPEPELLLSSAAPVPSTNTSLLQVLAVSTTAEPMDETDSPKPDLLEDSVAPTVTSASTSLLRVPVVPTTADPMDETDPPDPDLLPSSAPAPGTEASRVLVVPTTADAMDETDSPAPDLLPGSELGTPSAAQKSIAATTPSWLTALLEEGTVTDDLDSSSSTGPRSTARPAPVLTSTGYKKPKKSGAPPASTLPATWDTTPVSTAVPWEPSGVMSKCLLAILLLGLVAATFLVCTGVLGTLLWRRARTGERQFSRTEMVCISSLLPDAEAAAGPRPVPARRHKLLLPDGSSEPDGDNLTLSSFLPEHS, from the coding sequence ATGGCGCTGGGCcgagccctgctggtgctgctggtgctgagcccCCTGTGGGCctgtggagctgagctgctgcagccggggctgccctggggagggcagtgggTCTGGGGGGAGGCCAAGCCCCTGCCCCTTTCCCGTGGGAAGAGGGATGACAGTGGGCAGGAGCCCGGTGCCACCACAATGATCAACAGTGACGAGAGCGATGGTGTCTCTGTGCCACCACCAGCACCCGGTACCAAGGCCAGCCTGCTCCGGGTGCCAACCACAGCTGATCCCATGGATGATTCCCCcgagcctgagctgctcctgagctctgcagcaccagtgcccagcactaacaccagcctgctccaggtgctTGCAGTCTCCACCACAGCTGAGCCTATGGATGAGACAGATTCCCCTAAACCCGACCTGCTGGAGGACTCTGTGGCACCAACAGTGACCAGTGccagcaccagcctgctccGGGTGCCTGTAGTGCCCACCACAGCTGATCCCATGGATGAGACAGATCCCCCTGATCCCGACCTGCTCCcaagctctgccccagcacctGGCACCGAGGCCAGCCGCGTGCTCGTGGTGCCAACCACAGCTGATGCCATGGATGAGACTGATTCCCCTGCTCCCGatctgctgccaggctcagaGCTTGGCACACCATCAGCAGCCCAAAAGAGCATCGCCGCCACCACCCCCAGCTGGCTCACGGCACTCCTCGAGGAGGGCACAGTGACTGACGACCtggacagcagctcctccacGGGGCCACGCTCAACAGCCCGCCCAGCCCCTGTCCTCACCAGCACAGGATACAAGAAACCCAAGAAATCCGGAGCTCCGCCTGCATCGACCCTCCCGGCCACTTGGGACACGACGCCGGTGAGCACCGCGGTGCCCTGGGAGCCCAGCGGGGTGATGAGCAAGTGCCTGCtggccatcctgctgctggggctggtggccgCCACCTTCCTGGTGTGCACGGGCGTTCTGGGGACGCTGCTGTGGCGGCGGGCGCGGACGGGAGAGCGGCAGTTCAGCCGCACCGAAATGGTTTGTATCTCCTCGCTGCTGCCCGACGCCGAGGCGGCCGCCGGCCCCCGTCCTGTCCCGGCCCGGCGgcacaagctgctgctgcccgaCGGCAGCTCCGAGCCCGATGGAGACAACCTGACTCTCAGCAGCTTCCTGCCGGAGCACTCTTGA
- the TMEM119 gene encoding transmembrane protein 119: protein MASAMGTWLLLLVLLVAAPAQAAAPRHRPVLPDTAGSGDGDEASATLPAQPVTPRISPTVGEAPGTTVTNSSAPGVLDGLVDFFKEYLLLVVVVGSLSFVLLFIICAAVIVRQKHKASAYYPSSFPKKKYVDERDKSGGARAFSEVPEKAPEAGAEEPLDGGRQLQADILAAAQNLKSPHKAPLANGAQGEQNSPQEEEKEEEEEGKKLGDEQPKPPTQNPGTEEAASAGSKESPDVCQDGSQAPSGI from the coding sequence ATGGCCTCAGCCATGGGCACGTGGTTGCTGCtcttggtgctgctggtggcagcccCGGCTCAGGCGGCAGcgccccggcaccgcccggtGCTGCCGGACACGGCGGGCAGCGGGGACGGGGACGAGGCGTCAGCCACGCTGCCCGCCCAGCCCGTGACCCCCCGGATCAGCCCCACCGTGGGGGAAGCACCGGGGACCACGGTGACCAACAGCTCGGCGCCGGGCGTGCTGGACGGGCTGGTGGACTTCTTCAAGGAGtacctgctgctggtggtggtggtgggttCGCTGTCCTTCGTCCTCCTCTTCATCATCTGTGCCGCCGTCATTGTCCGGCAGAAACACAAGGCCTCCGCCTACTatccctcctcctttcccaagAAGAAATATGTGGATGAGCGGGACAAGTCGGGGGGAGCACGGGCCTTCAGCGAGGTGCCCGAGAAAGCCCCCGAGGCCGGCGCGGAGGAGCCGCTGGACGGCGGCCGGCAGCTCCAGGCGGAcatcctggctgctgcccagaacCTCAAATCCCCCCACAAGGCGCCGCTGGCCAACGGGGCCCAGGGTGAGCAGAATTCCcctcaggaggaggagaaggaggaagaggaggaaggaaagaagctGGGGGATGAGCAACCCAAGCCCCCCACCCAAAATCCGGGCACAGAGGAAGCAGCAAGCGCAGGAAGCAAGGAGAGCCCTGATGTGTGCCAGGATGGCTCCCAGGCTCCCTCTGGAATCTGA
- the ISCU gene encoding iron-sulfur cluster assembly enzyme ISCU — protein sequence MAALRAAGAALLRPRAGPAPAVLGYHKKVVDHYENPRNVGSLDRNAKNVGTGLVGAPACGDVMKLQVEVDENGKIVDARFKTFGCGSAIASSSLATEWVKGKTVDEALKIKNTDIAKELCLPPVKLHCSMLAEDAIKAALADYKLKQDPNRESDKKADNA from the exons ATGGCGGCGCTgagggcggcgggggcggcgctgctgcggccccgggccgggccggccccggccgTGCTGGGCTACCACAAGAAG GTGGTGGATCACTACGAGAACCCGCGCAACGTCGGCTCCCTCGACCGCAATGCCAAGAACGTGGGCACCGGCCTGGTGGGCGCCCCGGCCTGCGGCGACGTCATGAAGCTGCAG GTGGAAGTGGACGAGAACGGCAAGATCGTGGACGCTCGCTTCAAAACGTTCGGCTGCGGCTCAGCCATCGCCTCCAGCTCGCTGGCCACGGAGTGGGTCAAAGGGAAAACG GTTGATGAAGCACTGAAAATCAAGAACACAGATATTGCCAAGGAACTCTGCCTTCCCCCTGTCAAACTGCACTGCTCCA tgCTGGCTGAAGATGCCATCAAGGCTGCCTTGGCTGATTACAAACTGAAGCAAGATCCAAACAGAGAATCCGACAAAAAAGCCGACAATGCCTGA